The segment TGAAGACTGCGGCCATCGAGATCGCCAGGAAACAGAAGCAACATATCGTCGTGGCGCTGCATCCGGGGACCGTGCAGACCGCATTGACCCGCGACTATGCCGACCGCTACCCGACCATCACGCCCGAACGCGCGGCCGGGGCATTGCTGGGCGTGATCGAGGGGCTGAGCCCGCAAGACAGCGGCAGCTTCCGCGACTGGAAGGGCAAGGAAATTCCGTGGTAGCCTGGTGCGACAGGCTGGCGCGCTAGGTCACGAGGCGTTTCGTCAGCCGCAGTGACAGCGCATAGGGCAGCGCGGCAAGCAGCTTCAGCGGCAGCGTCAGGCGGCGGGGGAAATGCACCTCGAACCCGTTGCGATCGAGCCCACGAATGATGGCCGCGGCGGCGTCTTCCGGCTGCATCAGGGCCGGCATGTCGAAATCATTGCGCTTGGTCAGGCGCGTATCGACAAAGCCGGGGCTGATCAGCCGGACATCGACCTGCGGTGACAGTTCGGCGCGCATGGATTGTGCAAGATTGGTCACGCCCGCCTTGGTCGCCGAATAGATCTGTCCCTGTGGCAGCCCGATATAGCCGGCAACAGATCCGGTCAGCGCCAGTTGCCCGCCCGGACGCAACAGCGGGCAGGCGGCACGCGCGAAATTGAAACTGCCCGTCAGGTTCACCGTCACGATCCGGGCGGCGCGAACGGGATCGATACCCATCACCTTGCCGGGATCATAGAGCGCCGCCAGCGTCACCGCGCGGTCAAGCACGCCTCTTGCGCCGATACGTTTGGCCGCCCGTCCAAGGCTGTCGGCGTCCGCGACATCACAGACCTCGACCTCGGCCCCGTCGATCTGCCGCGCCAGTTCGGTCAGCCTGTCCCCCGAGCGCGCCGACAGGATCAGTCTTGCACCGCGCTGCGCCCATGCCCGGGCCAGGGCAGCGCCGATCCCTTCGGATGCGCCCATGATCCAGATTCTCTCATTCATATCGTGCCCCTTCGATGGCAATGGATCAGCAGGCCCAGAGCACCGCTCCGCAGAACAAGCGGCAGACCCGCATAGAGGTAAAGCAGCGCCTGCAGCGCGGCGGGACCATTCTGCCCGCCCGGTGCAAACCCCGCCATTTGCAGCAAGGGCAGCGCCACCACGCCCGCCAGCGCCAGCGCCGCCTTGGTCAGAAATCCAAGTGCCGCATAGGCGCGCGTGGCGGCCTCGGCCGTCCGGGTCTTGTCGATCCGGTCCGACAGAATGACCGGGGGCAGCACCAGATCCGCCCCGAAACAAAAGCCGGTGGTCATGCAGATCGCAAGAAAGGCCCGAGAGTCACCCGGTTGCAGCCGCAATGCAAAGGCGAAACAGACCAGCGACAGAAGCAAGGCTGCAGACCAGACATGCACCGGGGCAAAGCGCCCCGCCAAGCGTCCGGCAACAAAGGCTCCGGGCAGGGCCGCGGCAAAATAGGCCAGAAGGAATGCCCCCGTCAGGCCTTCGACCCCCAGCATGTCGCGCACCAGCATCAGGATCAGCACCGCCGGAAAACCCGCCGACAGCAGCACCAACAGCGCGATCAGGTAGAATGGCAACAGCCCGCGCCATCGCGGGCTGACCTCCGGCGCGCCCACCATTTGCAACCTTGTCACGGCCAGCCAGCGGCGGAAGACCGGCAATGCCAGCAGCAGCACGACGGCCAGGACAAGCGCCAGCAGCAAAAGCGCCGCCCCCCGCCCCATCACCGGCGCAAGTGCCGAGGGCAAGACAACCGCAAGGATCAAGCCGATCAGGCCGAACAGCTCGCGCGCGGCGCTGATGCGGGACTTCTGGTGCTTGTCCTGTCGCCACAGCCCGCCAATCGTCAACAGATTGACCGAGATCAGGCTGTGCCCGAGGCTTGCGATCACCATGCTCAGCACGAACCACTGCAATACAGGAACCGCAACGGGCGCGAAGATGGCCAGGACTCCCAGCGCCAGAAGAACCGCGCCGAGGGTGATGAATTGTGCCCGTGCATGGGGCCATCTGTCCCCTGCCCAACCCGCAAGCGGATCAAGCGCCGCGTCAAGCAGGCGCAGCCAGAACAGCGCCAGCCCAAGCGCAGCCAGAGGAACGCCCCGTTCGGTTGCCATGAAATCCGGAGCGTGGATGTAAAGCGGCAACCCGCCAAAGGCCAATGGCAGGGCCAACAGGCCATAGGCGCCCAGATCGCCCAGGCCGGGATCGCGATCAGCCATCCGACAACCTGCATCGCCGCCGAACCGTCGCGGATATGGCCCAGATATGACCGCATGGGCGCGGAGGGGCGCAGGCAGCGGGGCTGAAACGCCGATCAGGCATCACGCTCGCCTTCATCCCGGGTTTGGGACCGGGTCCTGTCCAGTTGTTCCGGCTTGCTGCGATAGCGGGCACCACGCAGGGCCAGCTTCAGGGCCTGCCAATGGATCAGGCCGCTGGCGACCAGCGACTGAACGGGTCTGCGCAATGCGGCCCGCCACAGCGCCGGCCCCGTCAACGCCCTTGCCCGACCCGTCATCGAGGTTTGCAGCCCGGTTTCGCCATTCTCCCCGATCCAGTCGATCCAGGCCCCGAACCGCCCCGGTCCGGCATCGAAGCGAAACAGATAGTGTCCATCTCGCGGCAGAAAGGGAGACACATGGAACAGTTTTTGCGCCACCATGCGGTCCGTCGGCACGATGATCCGACCGTCGGCATGATGGCACAGATAGCAATGACGCTCGCCAAACGTATTGGAGACCTCGGCCAGCACCGCGCGCAGCCCGGCATCGTCGCGGGCCAGCCAGAAACTGACCGGATTGAATCCATGCAACAGGCCGCGCGGCATGGTGACCAGCGTGATTGCGCAATGCTCCAGCCCGGCCGATCTCAGCTGGTCCGCGATGAAATTGCTGGGCAACCTGCCGTCGCGCCAACCGTAATCGGAGCGTCGCAGCCGCCAAAGCCCCGGCCGATCAAGACGCAGCGGCAGCTTTCCCGCCTCCAGCGCCGCAAGCGGCAGGGCGACATGGACGGCACGATAGCGAAACTCTCGCGCGATGTCGCCGCTGCGGGCATGCCAGATCGCCGTATCGATCAGTGCCCCGCTCCAGAGATCCACCTTCATGAGGCCTCCTGACGGGGCGCAACGGTCGGATCCGGCCCCAGGGGCCATTGCACGCCCATGGCCTGCGCCACGCGCAGGGCCGACAACAGGCCGTCTTCGTGAAACCCATGGCGCGTCCATGCACCGGCGTAAAAGACCCCGCCCCTGCCCTGGATTTCGTGAAGCCGCCCCTGAGCGCTGATGGCGGCGGCATCGAATTGCGGATGGGCAAAGCTGGCCTCGTCGTGAATGTGGCGGGGTTCAGTTTCCGGGTTCAGGGTCACGATCAGCGGGCGCGGCGTGGTCAGATTTTGCAGGCGGTTCATCCAGTAGGACAGGCTGATCGGGCGGTCCGTCGAGGGAATCCCGCCTTTTGTCACATAGTTCCACGACGCCCAGGCCGAGCGCCGCCGGGGCATCAGCTGCGGATCGGAATGCAGCACCACGCGATTGGCCTGTGTCCGCATGGCGCCAAGGATCGCCACCTCATCGGGATCGGCCTGTTCCAGCGCCGCCAGAGCCTGCGGGGCATGGGTCGCGAAGACGACCCTGTCGAAACGCTCTTCTCCCTGCGCGGTGGACAGGATGACCCCATCGGCCTGACGACGCACGGAACGCACCGGACTGGACAGGCGCAGCCCGCCGCGCAACCCGGCAAGGATCGCATCGACATATCGCCGTGATCCGCCTTTCACGGTCAGCCATTGCGGCTGCCCGCCCACTGACAGCAGGCCGTGATTGTGAAAGAAGCGCACAAAGGTTCCCGCCGGAAACTGCATCATGTCCGCCGTCGGCGAAGACCAGATCGCCCCCGAGATCGGCAGCAGGAAACGGTCGCGGAATTCATCGCCCAGACCAAGGGTCCCGATCAGTTCTCCGATGCTGCCTTCATGGCCCGCGTGGTTGTTTGCATGGCGAAAGAACCTGAGAATATCGCGGATCAACCGCCAATGCCCGGCATCCATCAGGCACAGGGGCTGGGCGAACATCGCGCGGGCGGAAAACGTCCCGTATTCATAGCGTCCGCCGTCAAAGCTGGCGGAAAAGGACATGTCGCTGGCTTCCAGGGCAATCCCCAGCCTTTCCAGCATGGGAATGAACAGGGGATAGGTGCGCCGGTTGCAGACAATGAACCCCGTATCGACATCGACGCCCTCGGCGTGAACGGTCCGGGCATGGCCGCCCGCGCGCGCTTCTGCCTCGAACAAGGTGATGTCGTGATGCGGGTCCAGTAGCCAGGCCGTGCCCAGCCCTGAAATCCCGCTGCCAATTACCGCTATTCGCGTCCTGCCTGCCTCGCCCAACCCTTACCTCTTTACGCCATGCATGCCGCCACCTCGAAGCATGCATGATTGCCCGCCCTGTCAGGTTCCGCATGTCACCCATTGCGACATCAACGCCGCAAGGCGCGATTTGGATCCCCCCTTGTCACCAGTTTGCACCCCGGGGTCGGAAGGAGGTGTCGAAACGGCCCCAGTCAAACCGGAGCCGCCTGGTGACGCGGTAAGGAATCTGGGGCAGGCCGCAGCCTGCCCGCGCTCCGGGGCGTCAACTGTCCAGCAGGCTTGTCGCCCCCAGAGGATTCCGCCGGAATCCGCGCGCCGCCGTCACTCTGGCAACGTGGCGGACAAGGCGGCACCGTCGTTGTCGGCATAGGTCGTGGGCAACCCGCGCGAGGCGCGAAGGCTGTCGCGCAGGATCGCCTTGACCAAAGCCGCGCAGATCAGGACCATGACCACCGAGAACGGCAGCGCGCCAATGACGATGGCGGTCTGGATCGCCTGCAAGCCGCCGACAAGCAGCAGCGCGCCGACCACCAGCCCCAGTGCCACGCCCCAGAACAGGATATGCCTGCGCGCCTTGGGGCCTTCGTTCCCGGCGGCATTGATGGTGTTCACGATCAGCACGGCCGAATCCGCCGTGGTCACAAGAAAGGTCATCAGCAGCACGACGATCAGCACCGCCATCAGCCAGCCCATGACATCGCCCAGCAGGAAATTCGTGATGGCAAAGATCTTGTCACCATCCGAGGCCCCGAAGATCAGCCCCGCCGCGCCGCCATTCAATTCCAGGTCGATGGCTGTGCCACCGGCGAAGGCAAACCAGACAAAGCACATCAGCGCCGGCACCAGCACCGCGCCCAGCATGAACTCGCGGATCGTGCGCCCGCGCGAGATGCGCGCCAGAAACAGGCCCACAAAAGGCGCAAATGAGATCCACCATGCCCAGTAGAATACCGGCCATGCATCCTGCCATTTGGTCAGTTG is part of the Paracoccus seriniphilus genome and harbors:
- a CDS encoding SDR family NAD(P)-dependent oxidoreductase, coding for MNERIWIMGASEGIGAALARAWAQRGARLILSARSGDRLTELARQIDGAEVEVCDVADADSLGRAAKRIGARGVLDRAVTLAALYDPGKVMGIDPVRAARIVTVNLTGSFNFARAACPLLRPGGQLALTGSVAGYIGLPQGQIYSATKAGVTNLAQSMRAELSPQVDVRLISPGFVDTRLTKRNDFDMPALMQPEDAAAAIIRGLDRNGFEVHFPRRLTLPLKLLAALPYALSLRLTKRLVT
- a CDS encoding DUF1365 domain-containing protein; the encoded protein is MKVDLWSGALIDTAIWHARSGDIAREFRYRAVHVALPLAALEAGKLPLRLDRPGLWRLRRSDYGWRDGRLPSNFIADQLRSAGLEHCAITLVTMPRGLLHGFNPVSFWLARDDAGLRAVLAEVSNTFGERHCYLCHHADGRIIVPTDRMVAQKLFHVSPFLPRDGHYLFRFDAGPGRFGAWIDWIGENGETGLQTSMTGRARALTGPALWRAALRRPVQSLVASGLIHWQALKLALRGARYRSKPEQLDRTRSQTRDEGERDA
- a CDS encoding NAD(P)/FAD-dependent oxidoreductase is translated as MGEAGRTRIAVIGSGISGLGTAWLLDPHHDITLFEAEARAGGHARTVHAEGVDVDTGFIVCNRRTYPLFIPMLERLGIALEASDMSFSASFDGGRYEYGTFSARAMFAQPLCLMDAGHWRLIRDILRFFRHANNHAGHEGSIGELIGTLGLGDEFRDRFLLPISGAIWSSPTADMMQFPAGTFVRFFHNHGLLSVGGQPQWLTVKGGSRRYVDAILAGLRGGLRLSSPVRSVRRQADGVILSTAQGEERFDRVVFATHAPQALAALEQADPDEVAILGAMRTQANRVVLHSDPQLMPRRRSAWASWNYVTKGGIPSTDRPISLSYWMNRLQNLTTPRPLIVTLNPETEPRHIHDEASFAHPQFDAAAISAQGRLHEIQGRGGVFYAGAWTRHGFHEDGLLSALRVAQAMGVQWPLGPDPTVAPRQEAS
- a CDS encoding MFS transporter; its protein translation is MADRDPGLGDLGAYGLLALPLAFGGLPLYIHAPDFMATERGVPLAALGLALFWLRLLDAALDPLAGWAGDRWPHARAQFITLGAVLLALGVLAIFAPVAVPVLQWFVLSMVIASLGHSLISVNLLTIGGLWRQDKHQKSRISAARELFGLIGLILAVVLPSALAPVMGRGAALLLLALVLAVVLLLALPVFRRWLAVTRLQMVGAPEVSPRWRGLLPFYLIALLVLLSAGFPAVLILMLVRDMLGVEGLTGAFLLAYFAAALPGAFVAGRLAGRFAPVHVWSAALLLSLVCFAFALRLQPGDSRAFLAICMTTGFCFGADLVLPPVILSDRIDKTRTAEAATRAYAALGFLTKAALALAGVVALPLLQMAGFAPGGQNGPAALQALLYLYAGLPLVLRSGALGLLIHCHRRGTI